In the genome of Paenibacillus pabuli, one region contains:
- a CDS encoding MarR family winged helix-turn-helix transcriptional regulator, which produces MLLIGGYRSLVDAAQVELAARGYEDVRPVHDLAIRAIASGIDSASELGRRLAVSKQAAAKTIGVLQKRGYILREEDPADARRKRLIVTARGLDMLREAEEIFDDLRNKWARQIGVIQLEEIEKHLAELVGTDPIRFDTSGWLGRDLGE; this is translated from the coding sequence ATGCTTTTAATTGGCGGCTATCGTTCACTGGTAGACGCTGCCCAAGTTGAACTTGCTGCTCGCGGCTACGAGGATGTTCGTCCCGTTCACGACTTAGCAATTCGGGCCATTGCTTCAGGTATCGACAGCGCTTCAGAACTAGGTCGGCGCTTAGCGGTCTCAAAACAAGCGGCGGCGAAAACCATTGGGGTTCTTCAAAAGCGTGGTTACATTTTGCGTGAGGAAGATCCAGCAGACGCTCGCCGTAAACGCCTTATTGTCACAGCACGTGGGTTAGACATGCTGCGAGAAGCTGAAGAAATTTTTGATGATTTACGTAATAAATGGGCTCGGCAGATCGGTGTTATTCAGCTCGAGGAAATAGAAAAACATCTCGCGGAGTTGGTTGGTACTGATCCCATTCGCTTCGATACTTCAGGGTGGCTTGGACGAGACCTTGGTGAGTAG
- a CDS encoding peroxiredoxin-like family protein, producing the protein MSLTQALATAKQEFITHTPLEIQAEMFRQIQEQQESGIAYGRQEGQKAKDFTLKNALGETVNLYDELSKGPVVLTFYRGGWCPFCNTQLKSYQKLLPDIEALGGQLIAVSPQSPDNTLSQQEKEELSFQVLSDTNGLVAAFYNILYDVPDYIQNIMKQIGMDLTEYNAMDRWVLPIPSTFMIDESGIIRSAYVNPDFMQRMDPEDILHELRKL; encoded by the coding sequence ATGTCATTAACTCAAGCTTTAGCTACAGCCAAACAGGAATTTATAACGCATACCCCTTTGGAGATCCAAGCTGAGATGTTCCGACAAATTCAGGAGCAGCAGGAGTCGGGCATAGCCTATGGCCGACAGGAGGGACAGAAAGCCAAGGACTTCACACTCAAAAATGCTTTGGGAGAAACGGTTAATCTCTATGACGAATTGTCCAAAGGACCCGTTGTCCTAACTTTCTACCGGGGCGGATGGTGCCCGTTCTGCAACACTCAACTGAAGAGCTATCAGAAGCTGCTTCCGGATATTGAAGCCCTAGGGGGCCAGCTGATCGCAGTCAGCCCACAAAGTCCGGACAACACGCTTTCCCAGCAAGAAAAAGAAGAACTGTCCTTCCAAGTGCTTAGCGATACAAACGGTCTCGTGGCAGCCTTCTATAATATTCTTTACGACGTTCCGGATTACATCCAGAACATTATGAAACAGATCGGCATGGACCTAACTGAATACAACGCCATGGACCGCTGGGTCCTACCTATTCCTTCCACCTTCATGATCGATGAATCGGGTATTATTCGTTCCGCCTATGTCAATCCAGATTTTATGCAGCGAATGGATCCGGAAGACATTTTGCATGAGTTGAGAAAGCTTTAA
- a CDS encoding DUF4871 domain-containing protein, translating into MRTLVCCFIFLLFFTACGAQSKTEENKWKESSLFNSGSYTMIGEEGKLGFIYNDSEADKFYPNKTNKYMWHFWGESSDLEGKELKVVGTNNDNEQIDIFEGSIFNGPINGANAHRPSQMTLPSEGIWRLDAYVGEKLFGSVYVKVHESN; encoded by the coding sequence ATGCGGACTCTTGTATGTTGCTTTATCTTTTTATTGTTTTTTACAGCATGCGGAGCACAGTCTAAAACTGAAGAAAATAAATGGAAGGAGAGTTCATTATTTAATTCTGGTTCTTACACAATGATAGGGGAAGAAGGAAAGTTAGGTTTTATTTATAACGATTCGGAAGCTGATAAATTTTACCCTAACAAAACGAATAAGTATATGTGGCATTTTTGGGGTGAATCGAGTGATTTAGAAGGAAAAGAATTGAAAGTAGTGGGCACTAATAACGATAATGAACAGATTGATATTTTTGAAGGTTCAATTTTCAATGGGCCTATAAACGGGGCTAATGCTCACCGTCCATCCCAGATGACTTTACCATCAGAGGGGATTTGGCGTTTAGATGCATATGTTGGAGAAAAATTATTTGGTAGTGTCTATGTTAAGGTACATGAATCAAATTAA
- a CDS encoding TetR/AcrR family transcriptional regulator — MKNLPTTSNDILTCARSLIIAGGYNGFSYADIAEVVGIRKASIHHHFPSKVDLVRTLVAQYREEAQAGLENIELHVSDALEQLRRYAGYWEACIADASAPICVCALLASQLPLLPEEVAIEVRAHFQYLSTWLSSVLDRGSQLGQLQLRNTPHAEAEAFMAAIHGAMLTARAYGDPNKFSFVTGPLLERLALPL, encoded by the coding sequence ATGAAAAATTTACCTACTACCTCTAATGACATCCTGACTTGTGCCCGTTCTTTGATCATCGCTGGCGGTTACAACGGTTTCAGTTATGCCGACATCGCTGAAGTGGTTGGGATTCGTAAGGCGAGCATCCATCACCATTTTCCAAGCAAGGTCGATCTGGTTCGAACACTGGTTGCGCAATATCGAGAAGAAGCTCAAGCCGGATTGGAGAATATTGAACTCCATGTATCCGATGCTCTAGAACAGCTTCGCCGCTACGCCGGCTATTGGGAAGCCTGCATTGCGGACGCTAGCGCTCCGATTTGTGTCTGCGCGCTGTTGGCAAGTCAACTCCCCCTCCTTCCCGAAGAGGTTGCCATTGAGGTTCGGGCCCATTTCCAGTATCTATCAACGTGGTTATCGTCCGTGCTGGATCGCGGGTCGCAGCTTGGACAACTTCAACTTAGGAATACCCCGCATGCCGAGGCCGAAGCTTTCATGGCGGCAATTCACGGAGCTATGCTTACGGCGCGGGCCTATGGCGATCCGAATAAATTCAGCTTTGTGACAGGCCCGCTCCTGGAGCGACTCGCGCTTCCATTGTAA
- a CDS encoding MerR family transcriptional regulator: MHTVKEAALITGLTEHAVRFYTDKGLVPSVQRNQNNIRMFDEESINWLHGIKCLKQSGMSIEVIKMYVDFCLEGDSTIQQRYKLMMEHKEAALVKLEEAKQHIAHLEQKTALYQAILEHRSPDTTNPGNWDKIQHMHADVFYSPTVRKAEVLSEIQPL; this comes from the coding sequence ATGCATACGGTCAAAGAAGCCGCCCTGATAACGGGACTCACTGAGCACGCTGTACGCTTTTATACGGATAAAGGCCTGGTGCCAAGCGTGCAGCGCAATCAAAACAATATTCGGATGTTCGACGAAGAATCGATCAACTGGCTGCATGGCATCAAATGTCTGAAGCAATCCGGGATGTCTATTGAAGTCATTAAAATGTACGTTGATTTCTGTCTCGAAGGAGATTCGACCATACAGCAACGATACAAACTTATGATGGAGCATAAAGAAGCAGCACTCGTTAAGCTCGAAGAAGCCAAACAGCACATTGCTCATTTGGAACAAAAGACTGCTCTATATCAGGCTATTCTGGAGCACCGCTCTCCAGATACAACCAATCCCGGTAACTGGGACAAAATTCAGCATATGCATGCTGACGTATTTTACTCGCCCACAGTTCGAAAAGCTGAAGTTCTATCTGAGATACAACCGCTATGA
- a CDS encoding (4Fe-4S)-binding protein — MTKQKVYYGKDLEVMFNSEACIHSGICVKGLPGVFDLSKRPWVNPDADTSEAIARHIDTCPSGALTYRRLDGEYLTEKEG, encoded by the coding sequence ATGACTAAGCAGAAAGTATACTACGGTAAAGATCTCGAGGTAATGTTTAATTCGGAGGCATGCATTCATTCCGGTATTTGCGTAAAAGGGCTCCCTGGTGTTTTTGATTTAAGCAAGCGTCCGTGGGTTAATCCCGATGCTGACACTTCAGAAGCAATTGCCCGGCATATTGACACATGCCCAAGTGGAGCACTGACGTATAGACGTCTGGACGGAGAATATTTAACAGAGAAAGAGGGATGA
- a CDS encoding GNAT family N-acetyltransferase, which yields MHVVEHENANKRFLIEDNGGIAAVMTYVISSPELYIIDHTFVENAYRGQGLGDKLIEAMVEYARENDIKILPLCPFAKGRFERISEYADVLNK from the coding sequence ATGCATGTTGTAGAACATGAAAACGCTAATAAAAGATTTCTTATCGAAGATAACGGCGGCATTGCTGCGGTGATGACGTATGTAATCTCAAGTCCGGAACTTTACATTATCGATCACACCTTTGTCGAAAATGCTTACCGAGGACAAGGGCTTGGCGATAAGCTTATCGAAGCTATGGTGGAATACGCGCGGGAAAACGATATTAAGATTCTACCCTTATGCCCGTTTGCCAAAGGTCGATTCGAACGTATCTCTGAATACGCGGATGTTCTCAATAAATAA
- a CDS encoding DinB family protein, protein MKTIKCMMDHLYWADGRILEALEESGTKNKDLLKLVRHVAVAERVWLSRLQGKGSAEYSLWEEAGDLTAIRTMFEENAEQYRIYIERLEESELDEMIDYANQSGVPFRTSVRDILLQVLLHGQYHRGQINRALRIESVEPVQVDYITFARL, encoded by the coding sequence GTGAAGACGATCAAGTGCATGATGGACCACCTGTATTGGGCGGATGGACGTATCTTGGAAGCGCTCGAAGAGAGTGGCACGAAGAACAAGGACCTTCTGAAACTCGTTCGGCACGTCGCGGTCGCGGAACGAGTCTGGCTGTCCCGATTGCAGGGCAAGGGCAGTGCAGAATATTCATTATGGGAGGAAGCGGGAGACCTGACGGCGATCCGGACGATGTTCGAAGAAAACGCAGAGCAATATCGCATCTATATCGAAAGGCTCGAGGAATCTGAGCTGGACGAGATGATCGATTATGCGAATCAGAGCGGGGTTCCGTTCCGAACATCCGTCCGGGACATCCTGTTGCAGGTCCTCTTACATGGGCAATATCACCGGGGACAGATCAACCGGGCACTACGGATCGAATCGGTAGAGCCTGTCCAAGTCGATTACATTACGTTTGCGAGGCTCTAA
- a CDS encoding nuclear transport factor 2 family protein, with the protein MDRKGIRGIIENYLEAYNSYEIERMVELLHKDIIFRNISNGETTIETRGIQAFRELAEQSATMFSRRRQTITDYNVIRDDKVEVGINYEGILAVDLPNGLKSGDKLELKGNSTFKIKEGKFSLIEDYS; encoded by the coding sequence ATGGATCGTAAGGGAATAAGGGGTATAATTGAAAATTATCTTGAAGCATACAATTCATATGAAATTGAAAGAATGGTTGAACTTTTGCATAAGGACATCATATTCAGAAATATTTCCAATGGAGAAACGACAATAGAGACCAGAGGAATACAAGCATTTAGGGAGTTGGCAGAACAGTCCGCAACGATGTTTTCTAGACGTCGCCAGACAATTACCGATTACAATGTTATAAGGGATGACAAAGTAGAGGTTGGAATCAATTACGAGGGTATCTTAGCTGTGGATTTACCGAATGGATTAAAGAGTGGGGATAAGCTAGAGTTAAAAGGTAACTCAACATTTAAGATAAAGGAAGGAAAATTCTCGTTAATTGAAGATTACAGTTGA
- a CDS encoding alpha/beta fold hydrolase produces the protein MTINKVAATLAGISHHYTDVNGTKLHYVSAGTSGPPVLLVHGFPETWWTFRKVIPLLAKNHRVFAVDLRGFGDSDNGPGIYDSKTSAEDLHLLIKELNVGPVHITGQDISGATIFRLAVAHPEDVLSFTAIEMGLPGFGLEQLADVTNGGTWYIGVLATPNIPQMLLTGREQQFLEQFVFPIMSLIPEAITKADIEEFVRTYSRPDGWRGAAGLYQSMLREGQEIAALASAHKLCMPVLAIGAGGGEFTVATMSQVASGQIRSVSLDGVGHYAALEAPDKVANALLEFFDSIVAA, from the coding sequence ATGACAATAAATAAAGTAGCAGCTACATTGGCCGGTATCTCGCATCACTATACAGATGTTAACGGAACAAAGCTTCACTACGTTTCAGCAGGGACTTCTGGCCCTCCCGTCCTGCTGGTCCATGGTTTTCCTGAAACCTGGTGGACTTTCCGGAAAGTTATTCCACTTCTAGCCAAGAATCACCGTGTTTTCGCCGTGGACCTACGTGGCTTCGGTGACTCTGACAATGGACCTGGTATATACGACAGCAAGACTTCCGCCGAAGACCTACACCTCCTCATCAAAGAACTTAATGTTGGCCCAGTGCACATCACAGGTCAAGACATAAGCGGGGCAACCATCTTCCGCCTCGCAGTAGCCCATCCAGAGGACGTTCTCAGCTTTACCGCGATTGAGATGGGTCTACCGGGGTTCGGCCTAGAGCAGTTAGCCGACGTCACAAACGGAGGTACATGGTACATCGGCGTTCTTGCTACTCCGAATATCCCCCAAATGCTGCTCACCGGACGCGAACAACAATTTCTCGAACAATTCGTGTTCCCGATCATGAGCCTGATACCAGAAGCAATCACGAAAGCCGACATTGAAGAGTTCGTACGCACCTACTCACGTCCTGACGGTTGGCGAGGAGCGGCTGGCCTCTACCAGTCTATGCTTAGGGAGGGTCAAGAAATTGCAGCTCTTGCCAGCGCCCACAAACTGTGCATGCCCGTGTTGGCAATCGGAGCCGGAGGCGGTGAGTTCACCGTCGCAACGATGAGCCAGGTAGCGTCGGGTCAGATCCGGTCAGTTTCCTTAGATGGCGTTGGCCACTATGCAGCACTGGAGGCACCTGATAAGGTTGCAAATGCTCTTCTTGAATTCTTTGACAGCATCGTTGCTGCATAG
- a CDS encoding LOG family protein — protein sequence MIKPIEQIMHPPFNPIHDKLYNPFELLEHFNPENALSLPATPDFQCFLYFHQQGGTTISDPYAAMMEALHDTSVVREMNAFLTEEMQAGRRPVAIMGGHREPRGSKSYRDVARIAQKLSESGFIVVSGGGPGCMEATHLGALFAGRSADSLTSAINRLAEKPFDEFPKNMHHLIGKDGRTINEDLLSDLHAWMLPAWEIANELKDQLTPLNCSLALPTWHYGHEPFTPFATHVAKYFLNSIREDVLLTLASCGIIFSEGRGGTIQEVFQDAGQVYYRDTDNKAPITSMLFLDSKFWTLPEVPDGKLHMPVLNLLYQLFVVTGNMTEEEFKRYIRLVDDVEEVVNIIIENAPSASEVVHKLTRFGISKINSELMAERAETLVSQRRK from the coding sequence ATGATAAAACCAATTGAACAGATTATGCATCCCCCGTTCAACCCAATTCACGATAAGCTCTATAATCCATTTGAGTTACTTGAGCACTTTAATCCGGAAAATGCGTTAAGTTTACCTGCTACGCCAGATTTCCAGTGCTTTTTATATTTTCATCAACAAGGAGGTACTACCATCTCGGACCCCTACGCCGCGATGATGGAAGCTTTGCATGACACATCAGTTGTGCGTGAAATGAACGCATTTCTGACAGAAGAGATGCAGGCAGGGCGCCGTCCTGTCGCAATCATGGGTGGGCATCGAGAGCCGCGGGGCAGCAAATCATATCGCGACGTTGCACGAATTGCTCAGAAGCTTTCTGAATCTGGTTTCATCGTCGTTAGTGGCGGCGGGCCAGGCTGCATGGAAGCGACCCATCTTGGTGCACTTTTCGCAGGACGCTCCGCTGACTCACTTACTTCTGCAATCAATAGATTGGCGGAAAAACCATTTGATGAATTCCCCAAGAACATGCATCACCTCATCGGTAAGGATGGGAGGACAATCAATGAAGATTTGTTAAGTGATCTCCACGCATGGATGCTCCCGGCTTGGGAAATTGCTAATGAACTTAAGGACCAACTCACCCCTCTCAATTGTAGTTTGGCATTGCCGACATGGCATTATGGTCATGAACCATTTACGCCATTTGCGACCCACGTGGCGAAATACTTCCTAAACAGCATACGGGAGGATGTACTCCTGACGCTTGCTTCATGCGGTATCATTTTTTCTGAAGGACGGGGAGGAACTATCCAAGAAGTGTTCCAAGACGCGGGCCAAGTCTATTACCGCGATACAGATAACAAGGCTCCTATTACTTCCATGTTGTTTCTTGATAGCAAGTTTTGGACACTTCCAGAAGTCCCAGATGGTAAGCTGCACATGCCAGTGTTGAATTTGCTTTATCAACTCTTCGTAGTTACAGGGAATATGACAGAGGAGGAATTCAAACGCTATATCCGGCTTGTCGATGATGTTGAAGAAGTCGTGAACATCATCATTGAAAATGCACCGTCCGCGAGCGAAGTCGTGCATAAACTTACCAGGTTCGGCATCAGTAAAATTAATTCAGAGCTCATGGCCGAAAGGGCGGAGACTCTTGTGAGTCAAAGGAGGAAATGA
- a CDS encoding XRE family transcriptional regulator has product MKFELGRCLLNERLMESGKSAEWLAKELLFKPERVYDFIENKRVMPLKIAISIADSIGCDVRALYELIPNDYEVKAQYQRNDSMIQLTENDIN; this is encoded by the coding sequence TTGAAATTTGAACTAGGACGTTGCTTACTGAATGAACGATTGATGGAATCCGGAAAGTCAGCGGAATGGCTGGCAAAAGAATTACTTTTTAAACCGGAACGAGTTTACGACTTTATTGAAAACAAAAGAGTGATGCCACTCAAAATTGCCATATCGATTGCCGATTCCATCGGTTGTGATGTCCGTGCCTTGTATGAATTAATTCCGAATGATTATGAAGTGAAGGCACAATATCAACGAAATGATTCAATGATTCAACTAACTGAAAACGATATCAACTAA
- a CDS encoding AbrB/MazE/SpoVT family DNA-binding domain-containing protein: MTTATLSKWGNSSAIRIPNQLLKRLNLEEGSEIEILVTEDNELLLRPKTKPVESNEELRNHLKTLLSKVKQDTRHEEIDFGTEGNELL, translated from the coding sequence ATGACTACAGCCACACTTAGTAAATGGGGAAATAGCAGTGCAATTCGCATTCCCAACCAATTGCTTAAGCGTCTTAATCTGGAAGAAGGCTCGGAAATTGAGATTTTGGTGACAGAAGATAATGAATTGTTGTTGCGTCCAAAAACCAAGCCTGTAGAGTCCAATGAGGAACTACGTAACCATCTAAAGACTTTGCTCTCTAAAGTGAAACAGGATACAAGACATGAAGAAATAGACTTTGGCACTGAAGGGAACGAATTACTTTGA
- the rarD gene encoding EamA family transporter RarD, protein MNNGLVNAIIAYIMWGILPLYWKLFSEVPAGEILSHRVVWSFVFMGILVAAQRRWGDIKRIATNRSLLLSLATSGLLIAANWLIFIWAVNNGHVVETSLGYYLNPLLNVLLAVLFLREKPNRGQWLAIGIAGAAVLIIAIDYGRFPWVAISLAASFGLYGLAKKKIKQDASIGLFSETAVVLPVALGYWIYLAVVGKTTAWTLPAPTFIELLLSGVVTALPLLFFARAAARMSLSTLGFVQYIGPTIMLLLSIFVFKESVSPILLVGFALIWTALVVYAAASIRGTKLAKAS, encoded by the coding sequence ATGAATAACGGGTTGGTCAACGCTATTATCGCGTATATCATGTGGGGGATTCTCCCGCTTTATTGGAAGTTGTTTAGCGAAGTTCCGGCAGGCGAGATTCTGTCGCATCGGGTTGTATGGTCGTTTGTTTTCATGGGTATTCTGGTCGCCGCGCAGCGCCGTTGGGGTGACATAAAGCGGATTGCGACTAATCGATCGCTCCTGCTGTCGCTCGCCACAAGCGGGCTGCTGATTGCTGCCAACTGGCTCATCTTTATCTGGGCAGTCAACAACGGTCATGTCGTTGAGACAAGTCTCGGCTATTATTTGAACCCGTTGCTGAACGTGTTGTTAGCGGTTCTATTCCTTCGCGAGAAGCCAAACCGCGGTCAGTGGCTTGCCATTGGCATCGCAGGTGCAGCTGTACTCATCATCGCGATTGACTATGGGCGATTTCCGTGGGTCGCGATTTCGCTGGCTGCGTCATTTGGTTTGTACGGCCTGGCGAAGAAGAAGATCAAGCAAGACGCTTCTATAGGCTTATTCTCAGAGACGGCTGTAGTCCTGCCTGTTGCACTTGGTTACTGGATCTATTTGGCCGTTGTGGGGAAAACGACGGCGTGGACGCTGCCTGCGCCGACGTTCATCGAACTGCTTCTTTCCGGTGTAGTCACGGCGCTGCCGCTGCTCTTTTTTGCGCGAGCAGCCGCCCGGATGTCGCTGTCAACGCTCGGCTTCGTTCAATACATCGGGCCGACAATCATGCTGTTACTGAGCATATTCGTATTCAAGGAATCGGTCTCACCGATTCTGCTCGTTGGCTTTGCGCTCATCTGGACAGCGCTCGTCGTATACGCTGCAGCATCGATTCGCGGCACGAAACTCGCGAAGGCGAGCTGA